ATAACGATGTCTGTCTAGTAGTGATGGGATCAAGAACCTCGCAAACAGGGTCGAACTTTGAttaattgaattcgaactctctacaagtacttcgaaaaccagaaatagtactcctaagtatgctcgtacctatgccagacagtttcgaaccatTCACAAGTACTttggaaacttttatgaatatcaatTTGTGATACTCATAATCACAATCACAATTTGATTACCaaaattacgatcgataatcgcatctaatttattttatgaatatcgtaccgaaaattctctgatttcttctaatcattatttttccatcgtctgctgtgttagaagtggaaaattatctaaaatcacaatatttagaacgcaaagaagacccgttattatcttggcgtgaaaattcaatgaagtaccccattttataaaaaattgcacGTGACTGTCTTTGTATAATATGGCCATttctgtaccttcagaaagagTGTTTTCAAAAGtaggaaatatcatggataaaaaaagaaataggataaaaGCAAGtaatgtaaatgaaatattattcttaaatgtgtagttacgaatttaataaagaaagtatttaaaacctactatgcagttctgatatccaagattcgagtactacttgtgaaagattcgattcctttcaacatcgaagtacatacttataagtatcttttcgaaacttgtaagtgctCATTCcaaggttcgatatcagtttgtataaaatgaatacttttcaagtataacCATCGAagcattattgcttttaagtattAATCGAAATTcatgaaattgactcggattcgtgagtacatattgaacttgatcccacccCTACTGGCTACATGGCTGAAAGTGGACCGTTTAATACGGCCTGCGTAAATACGACTTTGTGCATCTTGCAGTGATAAAAATAAATGAGATATCGTAGGCCAGTACACGCGGTTCGCGTTGTCTTATTAAACCCGCATGTAACATAGTTGCGTTCAGGCAAATTATACGGTGTCATAATTTACACCTTTCGGTCTCGTGGAATTTTCTAATCTATGGGAAGATTCGTTCACCAGAAAAATTATTCGATGCGTTTAAAAACTTCAATTGGTATCATTTTTAACTATTATCAATTAGCATTTTTCAAAGAAAACATGTCTTTAGTTTTATACCTGCAACGTCGTGCGAAATGGTCTTCGGCGAAAACGAATGACGGTTAACAAACGTAGAAGTCCGAAGTTGTAAAATGAGACCAGGAGATGGGTGCTCTACTAtttgttttacgaaaaaagattccatacaaaattgtaaaaaaaaaacgttcGTGTTTGAGGGTTAATAAAAATTCAGAACTGAATGAGAAGTTGTCGCATGTCGCATAATTATCGATATACTTTGTCCACGAAAACCGAAGTGACATTTGTAGGTTGATTGGACCGTGACAGTATCACGGATTAACAAAAGCGAAGAAAAATAAGAAATCAAcgttaaccctttgccgtaTGCTTCCTTTCACCAACGCAATGATTAGTACTCTTTGATCATTTCgtagaagaaaaataaatttgatattcATGGTACGTCTATCTACGTCAATGCTTGAATATTGTAATTAATACATAGAAAATTGTAACTAGACAAGACaaaaaacattgaaagaatttgaaaatacattattttcagccccctaaaatttctataatgttTCTAATCTTCGATTGTCTTAAAATTTGGATGGACacattcttattatttttataacttttaACGCTCCGTAAACCCAATGTTAAAAAACATCGATATTCTAGAAAATATCTTAGAACCAACTAAAGCTGGAGGAACAGTTTAAAGGTCAAACTTGTGtaacttttacaaatatcactattaacatttttaatgaaattataaaccgTAATCCAAAGCTGACTCGATTCTTAACAGTAGGACCCTCAAATCAGCTGAGAACCGTGAGAAAATAATCTAGTCGAGTTACCGTCAAGAGTAACCGAACCCTGACGAGTTAAACTACCCAAAAAGTGACCGGTACGTTACGGTAGATGTTACAGATTGTTCGGAATGGACGTAATCACGTACAACCACCACGAGATCCCGAGCATCGGCAATAGCATCGATGGCGGCGAGGTCGAGGCACAGTACGAGGACGAAGTGGACGACATACTGCCATACATCGAGATCGACCGAGGCCACCTATCGATCGACCAGCTGACCTCTGCCACCGGCGACAAGAGTCCGTTCAGGAGGAGCCTATTCCCGAACGTGCCGCCGTTCATCATATTCCAGTCGTTCGACTACAAGGGACCAACAGCGCCGTACGAAGTAACGAGACACCTGAGGTGGCATCTGAGCACGATCACCCCATTAATCGTACGTCGTACCTTGGTGAACTCAGGTTTTCGACTGACGAAGAAGTCGCAAAAATGGTGCGGCACGTGGGGCAAGCACATGAAGTCGGTCTGCTTCAAGACGCTGAAGGAGTCGCAGAAGATCAACCATTTCCCGGGCACGTTCCAGATCGGCCGGAAGGACCGTCTATGGCGGAACCTCAGCTGGATGATGATGAAATACGGGATCAGAGAGTTCGGTTTTGTCCCGAGGACGTTCGTCTTGCCGCAGGATCTGAACTGTTTCCGGCAAGTTTGGAAGAAGCTTGGGAGCCAGAAGGAGAAATGGATCGTGAAGCCTCCGGCATCTGCTAGAGGGACCGGGATCAAGGTGGTGCACCGCTGGTCCCAGATACCAAAGAAACGCGCCGTGGTCGTGCAACAGTATTTGTCCAGGCCAAAGCTGATCAGCGGCGCGAAGTTCGACCTGCGTCTCTACGTTCTCGTCACGAGCTTCAACCCGTTGAGGATATACCTCTACCCGGACGGTCTGGTGCGATTCGCCTCGGTCAAGTATAACGACGACATAAACTACCTCAGCGACCGGTTCATGCACTTGACCAATTACAGTATCAATAAGACCAGCGCCACCTACACCAGCAACGACTGCGTCGATTCCTGTTCGGGGCACAAATGGACGCTCCGAACGCTCTGGTCTTATCTCGAGAAGGAGCACGTGAACGTCGCGAAGCTGTGGGAGTCGATGAAAGACATCGTGGTGAAAACCATGATCGCGGTTGAGTCCCCTATCACTACTCTCACGAGGACCAACACAACCTCCAGATACTGTTGCTACGAGCTGTTCGGCTTCGACATTCTTCTAGACGAGAACCTGACGCCCTGGTTGCTCGAGGTGAACATCTCGCCGTCGTTGCAATCCTCGTCCCCTCTGGACATGGCTGTGAAAGGGCCATTGATCAAGAACGTGTTCAACATAGTCGGATATCAACTGCCAAATCATCTGCCGCCCGAAGACGTGGAGAAGATCGCGCAGAAGTATCAGTTGGACTTCGTGTGCCAGGACTTTAGACTGCACAGGGTCACTCTCAGTTATCCCGAGCGGACCAAGCAATCGATGTACGCGAACTTGAGGAACAGGGATGATTACATCGACGATATCATTGATATTCTCACTCCGGACGATGTCAGACATTTGATCGCGTATGAGGACGAGCTGTCGCAGTTGGACAAGTTCGAGAAGATCTTCCCGACTGTCGACAGCCACGAGTACCTGCAGTATTTCGACGTTCCGAGGTATTACAATATGCTGTTCGACGCGTGGGAGATGAAGTACAGCGAGAACCGGGAGAAAGGGATATCGAGATTACAGAAACTTTGCGAGGCGAAGTATCATTTGGCGCAACAAATAAAGGGTCTTCCCCAGTAAGAGCGATAGCACTTAATAGCGTATA
This genomic stretch from Lasioglossum baleicum chromosome 13, iyLasBale1, whole genome shotgun sequence harbors:
- the LOC143215314 gene encoding tubulin monoglutamylase TTLL4, coding for MDVITYNHHEIPSIGNSIDGGEVEAQYEDEVDDILPYIEIDRGHLSIDQLTSATGDKSPFRRSLFPNVPPFIIFQSFDYKGPTAPYEVTRHLRWHLSTITPLIVRRTLVNSGFRLTKKSQKWCGTWGKHMKSVCFKTLKESQKINHFPGTFQIGRKDRLWRNLSWMMMKYGIREFGFVPRTFVLPQDLNCFRQVWKKLGSQKEKWIVKPPASARGTGIKVVHRWSQIPKKRAVVVQQYLSRPKLISGAKFDLRLYVLVTSFNPLRIYLYPDGLVRFASVKYNDDINYLSDRFMHLTNYSINKTSATYTSNDCVDSCSGHKWTLRTLWSYLEKEHVNVAKLWESMKDIVVKTMIAVESPITTLTRTNTTSRYCCYELFGFDILLDENLTPWLLEVNISPSLQSSSPLDMAVKGPLIKNVFNIVGYQLPNHLPPEDVEKIAQKYQLDFVCQDFRLHRVTLSYPERTKQSMYANLRNRDDYIDDIIDILTPDDVRHLIAYEDELSQLDKFEKIFPTVDSHEYLQYFDVPRYYNMLFDAWEMKYSENREKGISRLQKLCEAKYHLAQQIKGLPQ